The Rhizobium jaguaris nucleotide sequence TCAGTCGTCAAATGGTAGGTAGGATCGCCGTTCCACCTTAGGGAAACGCCTGCCGAAATCTGATCAGCGGTGACCAGGAGAATATTCAGCTTTTCGGAGACCGATTGCACGTCCATATCCTTTCAGTGTCCAAGAACCTGGCTAAGGAACAGCTTCGACCGCTCATGCTGGGGGTTGTCGAAGAAATCCGCTGGCGGCGCATCCTCTACAATCCTCCCCTGATCCATGAAGATCACCCGGTCGGCGACCTTTCGGGCAAAACCCATTTCGTGGGTCACGCAGACCATGGTCATACCGCCCTGTGCGAGTTCGATCATGACGTCGAGCACTTCCGAAATCATTTCGGGATCCAGGGCGGAAGTCGGCTCGTCAAAGAGCATGATCTCGGGTTTCATGCAGAGCGCGCGTGCGATCGCCACACGTTGCTGCTGGCCGCCAGACAGCTGTCCCGGGAAATTGTGAGCCTTCTGCGGAATTTTGACTCGTTCCAGATAGGTCATTGCCTGTTCTTCGGCAGTCTTGCGATCGATCTTGCGGACCAGCATCGGCGCTAAGACGCAGTTCTCTAAGACAGAAAGATGCGGGAAGAGATTGAAATGCTGGAACACCATTCCGACCTCACGGCGGATTTCATTGATATTTTCGATCTCGTCGTTGAGCTCCGTACCGAGCACGCGGATCTTGCCGCGCTGGTGATCCTCAAGCTTGTTGAGGCAGCGGATCAGGGTCGATTTGCCGGATCCAGATGGGCCGCAAACGACGATCTTTTCGCCCGGTTTGACGGTCAGGCTGACGTCATGAAGCACCTGATGGGCGCCATAATATTTGACCAAACTGTTGACTTCGATGGCCAGGGCATTTGCGGTCATGCGTTTTGCTCCGATATCCTGCTGTCGCGCTGAACGCGCTCAAATTTCCGTCGCGCCGGACCAGGACCCGGCGCATGGTCGCCGTTGGGCTAATGCCCACTCAGCTTCATCGACCGTTCCAGATAGCTGCCATACATCGACAGCGAGAAGGTGAAGACGAAGTAGATCATGGCGACGAAGCCATAGACCTCGATATGAAAGGTTTTCCACCCGCCGGTAGAGAACGCCGCGTTGCCCGACGCCGTGATCTCGAAGAAACCCAGAATGACGATCAGCGCGGTTTCCATGAAGGCGATCACAACCTGATTGATGGTCGGCGGCAATGCAAAGCGGAAGGCTTGCGGCAGGATGATG carries:
- a CDS encoding amino acid ABC transporter ATP-binding protein → MTANALAIEVNSLVKYYGAHQVLHDVSLTVKPGEKIVVCGPSGSGKSTLIRCLNKLEDHQRGKIRVLGTELNDEIENINEIRREVGMVFQHFNLFPHLSVLENCVLAPMLVRKIDRKTAEEQAMTYLERVKIPQKAHNFPGQLSGGQQQRVAIARALCMKPEIMLFDEPTSALDPEMISEVLDVMIELAQGGMTMVCVTHEMGFARKVADRVIFMDQGRIVEDAPPADFFDNPQHERSKLFLSQVLGH